In one window of Microplitis demolitor isolate Queensland-Clemson2020A chromosome 4, iyMicDemo2.1a, whole genome shotgun sequence DNA:
- the LOC103570190 gene encoding phosphatidylinositide phosphatase SAC2 isoform X2, producing the protein MAFELFRCDTHFIFVKEKDSLWWDKNSGECSVKSDWEWVSANNLECLGIFYGIIGKIDQTSFMESRIMLIKDVCNVGELYGNHIIYQIKSVAFLELGSKNVNINLLPCKKHRDMNNKSLGGALDDSQKTGFAKTWGTIKSATNTIKSTTQQAATLATSQVKSTMIRRSGKDKEKLEKRLLEELSKIFSETGSFFFCHTGDITNSLQRQNNYTELQSGKSKRPLWQTVDDRFFWNKNMLRDIINLNTELADPWILPIIQGYVQIEKCKVETGYDQQPIYEIFHLAIISRRSRFRAGTRYKRRGVDDDGKCANYVETEQLIWYHDHQVSFVQVRGSVPVYWSQPGYKYKPPPRIDKDESETQIAFEKHFAEETACYGPICIVNLIEQSGKEKIIWDAYSDHVIKYNSPDIIYTTFDFHEYCRGMHFENVTILVNALSDVLGEMGYCWRDSQGSICSQKGVFRINCMDCLDRTNVVQTALAKTVMEMQFSKLGLIPPDGSLPSNIRQTFQSLWANNGDIISKQYAGTNALKGDYTRTGERKITGLMKDGVNSANRYYLNRFKDVYRQAGIDLMLGKSVSEEIFQERTEEEDNVATALHVKLLIEDCKKLLVSNPEAVLGSWGLIDADPVTGNPSETEMDTILILTKDNYYIADYDDQIDKVTNYQQVLLSEIEMIEFGQPEISASFFKNKQHHFIRINYRLNNESGYFHMFRSTNLRFFNNMAVVIKTDEEALESMKAICEAFSVAIEIAALPEIPIVMNTSLTKKISKQVETKESTGLLDISSFPQLTRNISETQLHALKNAGTKAFNNMSEQFSKLNKLSNSFSGSKKLPSNQAEKKSSNDKVEQNIQSKIVFTIAKCESAIEAENFDFDNNSYDGSSCDSPSFELTRREKNVDGDKIGSKQENFEGENIKAGNPSNPTITIQNTDAQEKDEKEKIVPPSTLNLVKNISHSSSEVDGKTNTYNLIEVDQSDERKHSSLSEDLPKNNITSSQSESAIKSIKSNITNATSPVANTAKEILSPFSKFAKGVQTFGANFDPRKLKSNQGTVTKTLSDHYLDQREKLIERWKGCKSMLIAL; encoded by the exons TCTGGAGaatgttcagtaaaatctg ATTGGGAATGGGTGAGCGCTAATAATTTAGAATGTCTAGGAATTTTCTATGGAATCATTGGTAAAATTGACCAAACATCTTTTATGGAGTCAAGGATAATGCTCATAAAAGACGTATGCAATGTTGGTGAATTGTATGGAAACCATATAATTTACCAAATAAAATCAGTGGCATTTCTTGAACTTGGtagtaaaaatgtaaatattaatctCCTTCCTTGTAAAAAACATCGCGATATGAACAACAAGTCTCTTGGTGGAGCTCTGGATGATTCACAAAAAACGGGCTTTGCTAAAACTTGGGGCACCATAAAAAGTGcgacaaatacaataaaaagtaCGACTCAACAAGCAGCGACACTTGCAACTTCGCAAGTTAAATCAACAATGATCAGAAGAAGCGGAAAAGACAaagaaaaacttgaaaaacgGCTACTCGAAGAgctgagtaaaattttttctgagaCTGGTTCGTTCTTTTTCTGTCATACTGGCGATATAACAAACAGTTTACAacgacaaaataattatactgaATTACAAAGTGGAAAAAGCAAACGACCTTTGTGGCAAACTGTAGACGATAGATTTTTTTGGAACAAAAATATGTTACgtgatattataaatttaaat ACTGAATTAGCCGATCCCTGGATTTTACCGATAATTCAGGGTTATGTACAGATCGAAAAGTGCAAAGTTGAAACGGGTTATGATCAGCAACCCATCTATGAAATATTTCACCTTGCAATCATTTCAAGAAGAAGCCGGTTCCGAGCTGGGACaag aTACAAGAGAAGAGGCGTTGACGATGACGGTAAATGCGCAAATTATGTTGAAACTGAACAACTGATTTGGTATCACGATCATCAAGTATCGTTTGTTCAAGTTCGTGGGAGTGTTCCTGTATACTGGTCCCAGCCTGGTTATAAATACAAACCGCCCCCTCGAATTGATAAAG ATGAAAGTGAAACTCAAATCGCATTCGAAAAACATTTCGCTGAAGAAACCGCATGTTACGGACCCATTTGTATTGTCAATCTCATAGAACAATCcggtaaagaaaaaataatttgggaTGCATACAGTGATCACgtgataaaatataacagtcctgatattatttatactacATTTGATTTTCATGAATATTG ccGAGGAATGCATTTTGAAAATGTGACGATCTTAGTTAACGCATTGTCAGACGTACTAGGAGAAATGGGATATTGTTGGCGTGATTCTCAAGGGTCGATTTGTTCCCAAAAAGGAGTATTCCGTATAAATTGTATGGATTGTTTAGACAGAACGAATGTTGTGCAAACTGCTTTGGCAAAAACTGTGATGGAAATGCAATTTTCTAAGCTTGGATTGATACCACCCGATGGATCGCTTCCGTCAAATATACGACAGACATTTCAGTCGCTATGGGCGAATAACGGTGATATCATTAGTAAACAGTATGCGGGAACGAATGCTCTTAAG GGAGATTACACAAGAACCGGCGAGAGAAAAATTACCGGGCTTATGAAGGATGGAGTCAATTCAGCAAAtag gtattatttaaatcgctTTAAAGATGTATATAGACAAGCAGGTATTGATTTAATGTTAGGAAAATCAGTCAGTGAAGAAATATTTCAAGAGCGAACTGAAGAAGAAGATAATGTTGCTACCGCACTTCAtgttaaattactaattgagGATTGCAAAAAACTTTTAGTTTCAAATCCTGAAGCTGTTTTAGGAAGTTGGGGACTTATCGATGCAGACCCAGT AACGGGAAACCCCAGCGAGACAGAAATGGacactattttaattttaactaaagACAACTATTACATCGCAGACTATGATGATCAAATAGACAAAGTTACAAATTACCAACAAGTTCTTTTATCTGAAATAGAAATGATTGAGTTTGGTCAGCCAGAAATTAGTgcatcgttttttaaaaacaaacagCATCATTTCATTCGAATAAATTATCGCTTAAACAATGAAAGTGGATATTTTCATATGTTCCGATCTACAAATTTGAGGTTTTTCAATAATATGGCAGTCGTTATTAAAACAGATGAAGAGGCATTAG aaTCCATGAAAGCAATTTGTGAAGCTTTTTCAGTAGCAATCGAAATTGCTGCGTTACCAGAAATCCCGATAGTAATGAATACttctttaactaaaaaaataagtaaacaagTAGAAACTAAAGAGTCTACTGGTCTTTTGGACATATCATCATTTCCACAATTAACTAGAAATATTTCTGAAACTCAGCTTCATGCTCTTAAGAATGCtg gtacCAAAGCGTTCAATAATATGTCTGAACAATTTAGTAAActgaataaattaagtaatagCTTCAGTGGTTCGAAGAAATTGCCATCGAATCaggcagaaaaaaaatcgtcgaATGATAAAGTGGAACAAAATATACAGTCGAAAATAGTTTTCACTATTGCAAAGTGTGAATCTGCTATTGaagctgaaaattttgatttcgaTAATAACAGCTATGATGGCAGTAGTTGCGATAGTCCATCCTTTGAACTTACgaggagagaaaaaaatgtagatgGTGATAAAATTGGTAGTaagcaagaaaattttgaaggtgaaaatataaaagctGGAAATCCTTCGAATCCTACAATAACTATTCAAAATACTGATGCTCAAGAAAAAgatgagaaagaaaaaattgtacCACCATCGACTTTAAATCTTGTAAAGAATATCAGTCACTCATCAAGTGAAGTTGACGGTAAAACtaatacttataatttaatagaagTTGATCAATCAGATGAAAGAAAACATTCTAGTTTGAGTGAAGACttaccgaaaaataatataacgtCTTCACAAAGTGAATCCGCAATAAAGTCAATAAAATCTAATATCACAAATGCAACCAGCCCGGTCGCTAATACGGCCAAAGAAATTCTCTCACCATTTTCTAAATTTGCCAAAGGAGTTCAAACATTCGGTGCGAATTTCGATCCGAGGAAACTTAAGTCGAATCAAGGTACGGTAACCAAAACTTTGTCAGATCATTATTTAGATCAACgagaaaaattaatcgaaCGCTGGAAAGGGTGTAAGTCGATGTTGATTGCTTTgtaa
- the LOC103570189 gene encoding peroxiredoxin 1 yields the protein MPVPSLQKPAPAFKGTAVVKGQFKDISLSDYKGKYVILFFYPLDFTFVCPTEIIAFSDRADEFRAIDCELIAASCDSHFSHLAWVNTPRKQGGLGDMNIPLLADKSCKIARDYGVLDEDSGIPFRGLFIIDPKQNLRQITINDLPVGRSVDEALRLVQAFQFTDKHGEVCPAGWKPGKKSMKPDPVGSKEYFSSS from the exons ATGCCTGTGCCATCACTTCAAAAACCCGCTCCTGCCTTCAAAGGTACCGCCGTTGTTAAAGGACAGTTCAAAGATATTTCGTTGTCAGACTACAAAGGAAAATACGTTATCCTCTTCTTCTACCCGTTGGACTT TACCTTTGTTTGCCCAACAGAAATTATCGCCTTCTCTGATCGCGCAGATGAGTTCCGAGCAATCGATTGTGAGCTGATCGCCGCATCATGCGATTCTCATTTCAGTCATCTTGCTTGGGTCAATACTCCTCGCAAACAGGGAGGGTTAGGAGACATGAACATTCCTCTGTTGGCTGACAAAAGCTGCAAAATTGCTCGCGACTACGGTGTTCTTGATGAAGACTCTGGTATTCCATTCCGTGggctttttattattgatcCTAAGCAGAATCTTCGTCAAATTACAATCAATGACTTACCAGTTGGCCg TTCTGTCGATGAGGCTCTGCGTTTAGTCCAAGCATTCCAATTTACTGACAAACATGGTGAAGTTTGCCCAGCTGGATGGAAACCTGGAAAGAAATCAATGAAACCAGATCCAGTAGGATCCAAGGAATATTTTTCCAGCTCTTaa
- the LOC103570339 gene encoding uncharacterized protein LOC103570339 gives MIVGGLLFGTIADQGGRKNSIPISMVTIFLALLGFSFSQTYFLINFFVFMLGVGTAGSNTTIRVYLIECVPAKKRGSSLVIIDILWIIGYGLSLGLSWILIPSIINILGNEFRPNSWRVLVGLASASCLIMAYASSLLPYSPRYLLYRRRPQEALIILQQMFSINNSQHVNNFPSCNLNNCVRPDDNDIYTKYFFEILKQFLLKTWKRLSLIYSLKFIKYTLLFNIIRLSLFPSLIWITQWATYLSYEKIYASSSNKTCSINVGNIALHILSDCHEINNTHFEYSLIFLSSCILGEVLLFFSIDTIGRQISLVVSGLIGGISILVMIYGSHQDTKIIWLMIVLASFSIIYTTTNIELLENYPTSVRGTVWGFTLIFPQLTIFFINSFATISCWIIIYVILGSLIGAVVATLPIADLTNSSMKE, from the exons ATGATCGTCGGTGGATTGTTATTTGGTACCATAGCCGACCAGGGTGGAcgtaaaaattcaattcctaTTTCTATGGTTACAATATTTTTGGCTTTACTTGGATTTTCATTCTctcaaacttattttttaattaatttttttgtttttatgttgGGAGTTGG AACCGCCGGAAGTAACACAACAATCAGAGTTTACTTGATTGAATGTGTTCCCGCTAAAAAGAGAGGAAGTTCTTTAGTAATCATTGATATTCTATGGATTATTGGCTATGGATTATCACTAg GTTTATCTTGGATCTTAATtccatcaataattaatatacttgGTAATGAATTTCGTCCAAACTCCTGGCGAGTTCTTGTTGGATTAGCAAGTGCGTCATGTCTCATAATGGCATACGCTTCTAGTCTACTTCCTTATAGTCCAAGATATTTGCTGTATCGCCGACGTCCACAGGAAGCTCTGATTATACTCCAACAAATGTTTTCTATCAACAATTCTCAGCATGTTAATAATTTCCCG tcatgtaatttaaataattgtgtcAGACCAGATGATAACGATATTtacactaaatatttttttgaaattttaaaacagtTTTTGTTAAAAACATGGAAGAGATTATCACTAATTTACTcgctaaaatttataaaatatactttattatttaacattattcgACTTTCCCTTTTCCCCAG TTTAATATGGATCACACAATGGGCGACTTACTtatcatatgaaaaaatttacgcGTCATCTTCTAATAAAACTTGTTCGATTAATGTTGGAAATATTGCTCTACATATTTTAAGCGATTGccatgaaattaataatacacaTTTCGAGTactctcttatttttttatcaagctgCATTTTAGGTGAAGtcttgctttttttttcaatcgataCTATTGGCAGGCAAATTTCATTAG ttgttTCTGGATTAATTGGTGGGATATCAATTCTTGTAATGATCTACGGCAGTCATCAAGACACCAAAATTATTTGGTTGATGATAGTTTTAGCATCTTTCTCGATTATTTATACAACTACTAATATTGAGTTATTGGAGAATTACCCAACATCTGTAAG aGGAACTGTATGGGGGTTCACATTAATATTCCCGCAATtaacgatattttttataaattctttcgCCACAATATCATGTTGGATAATAATTTACGTAATACTTGGTTCGCTAATAG GTGCAGTAGTAGCAACTTTACCTATAGCAGACTTAACGAACTCCTCGATGAAAGAGTAA
- the LOC103570190 gene encoding phosphatidylinositide phosphatase SAC2 isoform X1 produces MAFELFRCDTHFIFVKEKDSLWWDKNSGECSVKSDWEWVSANNLECLGIFYGIIGKIDQTSFMESRIMLIKDVCNVGELYGNHIIYQIKSVAFLELGSKNVNINLLPCKKHRDMNNKSLGGALDDSQKTGFAKTWGTIKSATNTIKSTTQQAATLATSQVKSTMIRRSGKDKEKLEKRLLEELSKIFSETGSFFFCHTGDITNSLQRQNNYTELQSGKSKRPLWQTVDDRFFWNKNMLRDIINLNTELADPWILPIIQGYVQIEKCKVETGYDQQPIYEIFHLAIISRRSRFRAGTRYKRRGVDDDGKCANYVETEQLIWYHDHQVSFVQVRGSVPVYWSQPGYKYKPPPRIDKDESETQIAFEKHFAEETACYGPICIVNLIEQSGKEKIIWDAYSDHVIKYNSPDIIYTTFDFHEYCRGMHFENVTILVNALSDVLGEMGYCWRDSQGSICSQKGVFRINCMDCLDRTNVVQTALAKTVMEMQFSKLGLIPPDGSLPSNIRQTFQSLWANNGDIISKQYAGTNALKGDYTRTGERKITGLMKDGVNSANRYYHQHFLDETYQAAIDITLGYPIDTKNLKNNFSHTLHILDNCCIELIPVKPPNIELQLLNHPDILLATNIFKFTRYYLNRFKDVYRQAGIDLMLGKSVSEEIFQERTEEEDNVATALHVKLLIEDCKKLLVSNPEAVLGSWGLIDADPVTGNPSETEMDTILILTKDNYYIADYDDQIDKVTNYQQVLLSEIEMIEFGQPEISASFFKNKQHHFIRINYRLNNESGYFHMFRSTNLRFFNNMAVVIKTDEEALESMKAICEAFSVAIEIAALPEIPIVMNTSLTKKISKQVETKESTGLLDISSFPQLTRNISETQLHALKNAGTKAFNNMSEQFSKLNKLSNSFSGSKKLPSNQAEKKSSNDKVEQNIQSKIVFTIAKCESAIEAENFDFDNNSYDGSSCDSPSFELTRREKNVDGDKIGSKQENFEGENIKAGNPSNPTITIQNTDAQEKDEKEKIVPPSTLNLVKNISHSSSEVDGKTNTYNLIEVDQSDERKHSSLSEDLPKNNITSSQSESAIKSIKSNITNATSPVANTAKEILSPFSKFAKGVQTFGANFDPRKLKSNQGTVTKTLSDHYLDQREKLIERWKGCKSMLIAL; encoded by the exons TCTGGAGaatgttcagtaaaatctg ATTGGGAATGGGTGAGCGCTAATAATTTAGAATGTCTAGGAATTTTCTATGGAATCATTGGTAAAATTGACCAAACATCTTTTATGGAGTCAAGGATAATGCTCATAAAAGACGTATGCAATGTTGGTGAATTGTATGGAAACCATATAATTTACCAAATAAAATCAGTGGCATTTCTTGAACTTGGtagtaaaaatgtaaatattaatctCCTTCCTTGTAAAAAACATCGCGATATGAACAACAAGTCTCTTGGTGGAGCTCTGGATGATTCACAAAAAACGGGCTTTGCTAAAACTTGGGGCACCATAAAAAGTGcgacaaatacaataaaaagtaCGACTCAACAAGCAGCGACACTTGCAACTTCGCAAGTTAAATCAACAATGATCAGAAGAAGCGGAAAAGACAaagaaaaacttgaaaaacgGCTACTCGAAGAgctgagtaaaattttttctgagaCTGGTTCGTTCTTTTTCTGTCATACTGGCGATATAACAAACAGTTTACAacgacaaaataattatactgaATTACAAAGTGGAAAAAGCAAACGACCTTTGTGGCAAACTGTAGACGATAGATTTTTTTGGAACAAAAATATGTTACgtgatattataaatttaaat ACTGAATTAGCCGATCCCTGGATTTTACCGATAATTCAGGGTTATGTACAGATCGAAAAGTGCAAAGTTGAAACGGGTTATGATCAGCAACCCATCTATGAAATATTTCACCTTGCAATCATTTCAAGAAGAAGCCGGTTCCGAGCTGGGACaag aTACAAGAGAAGAGGCGTTGACGATGACGGTAAATGCGCAAATTATGTTGAAACTGAACAACTGATTTGGTATCACGATCATCAAGTATCGTTTGTTCAAGTTCGTGGGAGTGTTCCTGTATACTGGTCCCAGCCTGGTTATAAATACAAACCGCCCCCTCGAATTGATAAAG ATGAAAGTGAAACTCAAATCGCATTCGAAAAACATTTCGCTGAAGAAACCGCATGTTACGGACCCATTTGTATTGTCAATCTCATAGAACAATCcggtaaagaaaaaataatttgggaTGCATACAGTGATCACgtgataaaatataacagtcctgatattatttatactacATTTGATTTTCATGAATATTG ccGAGGAATGCATTTTGAAAATGTGACGATCTTAGTTAACGCATTGTCAGACGTACTAGGAGAAATGGGATATTGTTGGCGTGATTCTCAAGGGTCGATTTGTTCCCAAAAAGGAGTATTCCGTATAAATTGTATGGATTGTTTAGACAGAACGAATGTTGTGCAAACTGCTTTGGCAAAAACTGTGATGGAAATGCAATTTTCTAAGCTTGGATTGATACCACCCGATGGATCGCTTCCGTCAAATATACGACAGACATTTCAGTCGCTATGGGCGAATAACGGTGATATCATTAGTAAACAGTATGCGGGAACGAATGCTCTTAAG GGAGATTACACAAGAACCGGCGAGAGAAAAATTACCGGGCTTATGAAGGATGGAGTCAATTCAGCAAAtag ATATTATCATCAACACTTTTTGGATGAGACTTATCAGGCAGCGATAGATATTACCCTCGGTTATCCTATCGATACTAAAAATCTCAAGAACAATTTTTCACATACTTTACATATTCTTGATAACTGTTGCATTGAACTCATACCTGTTAAACCACCAAATATAGaacttcaattattaaatcaccCTGACATTTTACTTgcgacaaatatttttaaatttacgag gtattatttaaatcgctTTAAAGATGTATATAGACAAGCAGGTATTGATTTAATGTTAGGAAAATCAGTCAGTGAAGAAATATTTCAAGAGCGAACTGAAGAAGAAGATAATGTTGCTACCGCACTTCAtgttaaattactaattgagGATTGCAAAAAACTTTTAGTTTCAAATCCTGAAGCTGTTTTAGGAAGTTGGGGACTTATCGATGCAGACCCAGT AACGGGAAACCCCAGCGAGACAGAAATGGacactattttaattttaactaaagACAACTATTACATCGCAGACTATGATGATCAAATAGACAAAGTTACAAATTACCAACAAGTTCTTTTATCTGAAATAGAAATGATTGAGTTTGGTCAGCCAGAAATTAGTgcatcgttttttaaaaacaaacagCATCATTTCATTCGAATAAATTATCGCTTAAACAATGAAAGTGGATATTTTCATATGTTCCGATCTACAAATTTGAGGTTTTTCAATAATATGGCAGTCGTTATTAAAACAGATGAAGAGGCATTAG aaTCCATGAAAGCAATTTGTGAAGCTTTTTCAGTAGCAATCGAAATTGCTGCGTTACCAGAAATCCCGATAGTAATGAATACttctttaactaaaaaaataagtaaacaagTAGAAACTAAAGAGTCTACTGGTCTTTTGGACATATCATCATTTCCACAATTAACTAGAAATATTTCTGAAACTCAGCTTCATGCTCTTAAGAATGCtg gtacCAAAGCGTTCAATAATATGTCTGAACAATTTAGTAAActgaataaattaagtaatagCTTCAGTGGTTCGAAGAAATTGCCATCGAATCaggcagaaaaaaaatcgtcgaATGATAAAGTGGAACAAAATATACAGTCGAAAATAGTTTTCACTATTGCAAAGTGTGAATCTGCTATTGaagctgaaaattttgatttcgaTAATAACAGCTATGATGGCAGTAGTTGCGATAGTCCATCCTTTGAACTTACgaggagagaaaaaaatgtagatgGTGATAAAATTGGTAGTaagcaagaaaattttgaaggtgaaaatataaaagctGGAAATCCTTCGAATCCTACAATAACTATTCAAAATACTGATGCTCAAGAAAAAgatgagaaagaaaaaattgtacCACCATCGACTTTAAATCTTGTAAAGAATATCAGTCACTCATCAAGTGAAGTTGACGGTAAAACtaatacttataatttaatagaagTTGATCAATCAGATGAAAGAAAACATTCTAGTTTGAGTGAAGACttaccgaaaaataatataacgtCTTCACAAAGTGAATCCGCAATAAAGTCAATAAAATCTAATATCACAAATGCAACCAGCCCGGTCGCTAATACGGCCAAAGAAATTCTCTCACCATTTTCTAAATTTGCCAAAGGAGTTCAAACATTCGGTGCGAATTTCGATCCGAGGAAACTTAAGTCGAATCAAGGTACGGTAACCAAAACTTTGTCAGATCATTATTTAGATCAACgagaaaaattaatcgaaCGCTGGAAAGGGTGTAAGTCGATGTTGATTGCTTTgtaa